A DNA window from Borrelia sp. HM contains the following coding sequences:
- a CDS encoding ATP-binding cassette domain-containing protein: MIEFKNIIKSFPDIEKPILDSVNLRIEEAKILTVIGRNGEGKSTLSKIIAGFVYFDSGDVFVNNNRQRNWNVDVAKSNGIYIVSQIPKLDMNLRIWEYLSIYWFDSKFFMPMNKAKTYRYYRWLRQFYEISFDLETRIQNLNIKEIYFLLIISSLKRNAKIIIFDESVAYFSQKEAKDFIKLLQNLKIAGITSLFITHREIGDAIIFSDEFIILKDGKCFRTTNKEVILGKIEIPTDKFITTSIRRSELNEDLIKFNLFFEDFWKYDISFSLKKRGVLGIIAEDAAIKTWEKLFLGKIPFVGCIKMNGHRYERIDVYELKAGFLPLGIGNLFSDNTTILDSFLAKIMSFENEFFIKQSTIDKLKKFFKKDMEYCDSKILKTFYSKSFAFSGGTLKKLALFREKYITKSFLICFSPLSNLDYKAYIETSNFIRNFSNEKPVLLITPNLDELLLLSDNVLAIKAGEVVLRLERENINKTVLKEMLFI; the protein is encoded by the coding sequence ATGATAGAGTTTAAAAACATAATAAAATCTTTCCCAGACATTGAGAAACCTATTTTAGATAGTGTAAATTTAAGGATTGAAGAAGCTAAAATTTTAACTGTAATTGGAAGGAATGGAGAAGGCAAGAGTACTTTGTCAAAAATTATAGCTGGTTTTGTTTATTTTGATAGTGGTGATGTCTTTGTAAATAATAATAGGCAAAGAAACTGGAATGTGGACGTGGCAAAAAGTAATGGTATTTATATTGTGTCACAAATTCCAAAGCTTGATATGAATTTAAGGATTTGGGAATATCTTAGTATTTATTGGTTTGATTCTAAATTTTTTATGCCGATGAATAAAGCTAAAACTTATAGATATTATAGATGGCTTAGACAATTTTATGAGATTTCTTTTGATTTAGAGACTAGAATACAAAATTTAAATATTAAAGAAATATATTTTTTGCTTATTATTTCTTCTCTTAAAAGAAATGCAAAGATCATTATTTTTGATGAAAGTGTAGCTTATTTTTCTCAAAAAGAGGCTAAAGATTTTATTAAATTGCTTCAAAATCTTAAAATAGCAGGCATTACTTCTCTTTTTATTACACATAGAGAGATTGGGGATGCTATAATTTTTAGTGACGAATTTATTATTTTAAAAGATGGAAAGTGTTTTAGAACAACAAATAAAGAGGTTATACTTGGCAAGATTGAAATACCTACTGATAAATTTATTACTACAAGTATTAGGCGTAGTGAGTTAAATGAAGACTTGATAAAATTTAATTTGTTTTTTGAAGATTTTTGGAAGTATGATATTAGTTTTTCTTTAAAAAAAAGAGGGGTTTTAGGAATTATTGCAGAAGATGCAGCAATAAAAACATGGGAAAAATTATTTCTGGGTAAAATTCCATTTGTAGGATGTATTAAAATGAATGGACATAGATACGAACGTATTGATGTTTATGAGCTAAAGGCAGGATTTTTACCTTTAGGAATTGGCAATTTATTTTCTGATAATACTACTATATTAGATAGCTTTTTGGCTAAGATAATGAGTTTTGAGAATGAATTTTTTATTAAACAATCTACTATTGATAAGCTTAAAAAATTTTTTAAGAAAGATATGGAATATTGTGATAGTAAGATATTAAAAACTTTTTATTCTAAATCTTTTGCATTTTCTGGGGGGACTTTAAAAAAACTTGCTCTTTTTAGAGAAAAATATATTACAAAGAGCTTTTTAATTTGTTTCTCACCTCTTAGCAATTTAGATTATAAGGCATATATTGAAACATCTAATTTTATTCGTAATTTTTCTAATGAAAAGCCTGTTTTATTGATTACTCCTAATTTAGATGAACTTCTTCTTTTATCAGATAATGTTTTGGCAATCAAGGCCGGTGAAGTTGTATTAAGATTAGAAAGGGAAAATATCAACAAAACAGTTTTAAAGGAAATGTTGTTTATATGA
- a CDS encoding BMP family ABC transporter substrate-binding protein → MNRFLFVRIFCILISIICLFLFVYINFFKIRELKSSCNRKIAFFIPGIISGSPSYKTIYDFLIEFKKNRNDIEIKFFEAGFNQHEWMELLEKLLNSQNFDFLITTNNVMQKLIDKVYHNYPYTKFLLFDSLVKNTNPQVYSLSYNVAEEAYILGYYVGLFLQSSNLSNKNVALISGQEYPVMNNYIFPYFKDGVKSILDSEVFFRTLGNWHDSNRAKMLSDSLILESGVSVILPIVGTAIEGVLASVREHGIFAVLFDSEDYLDNKDNIIGSGITNQKFCLKEVLSKALKGEIKYGTYEVFGFREGGISFNLLNEFYINHTDLELKKRIEKKIKEMSNSEMRIGL, encoded by the coding sequence GTGAATAGATTTCTTTTCGTTAGAATTTTTTGTATTTTGATTTCAATAATCTGTTTGTTTTTATTTGTTTATATTAACTTTTTTAAGATTAGAGAACTCAAATCTTCATGTAATAGAAAAATTGCGTTTTTTATTCCTGGAATTATTAGTGGTTCCCCTTCCTATAAAACAATATATGATTTTCTAATTGAATTTAAAAAAAATAGAAATGATATTGAAATTAAATTCTTTGAAGCTGGATTTAATCAGCATGAATGGATGGAATTACTTGAAAAGTTGTTAAATTCTCAAAATTTTGATTTTTTAATTACAACGAATAATGTAATGCAGAAACTTATCGATAAAGTTTATCATAATTATCCTTATACGAAATTTTTGCTTTTTGATTCTTTAGTTAAGAATACTAATCCTCAAGTATATTCACTCTCTTATAATGTTGCAGAAGAGGCTTATATATTAGGATATTATGTGGGTTTATTTTTACAAAGCTCTAATTTATCAAATAAGAATGTTGCCTTGATTTCTGGTCAAGAGTATCCTGTTATGAATAATTATATTTTTCCTTATTTTAAGGATGGAGTTAAATCAATTTTAGATTCAGAAGTATTTTTTAGAACTTTAGGAAATTGGCATGATAGCAATAGAGCTAAAATGTTATCTGATTCTTTAATTTTAGAGTCAGGAGTTTCTGTAATTCTTCCAATTGTTGGAACAGCTATTGAAGGAGTTCTTGCATCAGTGCGTGAGCATGGTATTTTCGCTGTTCTTTTTGATAGTGAAGATTATTTGGATAATAAGGATAATATTATTGGTTCAGGAATTACAAATCAGAAGTTTTGTTTAAAAGAAGTCTTAAGTAAAGCTTTAAAAGGAGAGATTAAGTATGGAACTTATGAAGTTTTTGGATTTAGAGAGGGGGGAATTTCATTTAATTTATTAAATGAATTTTATATAAATCATACTGATTTAGAACTTAAGAAGAGAATTGAGAAAAAGATAAAAGAGATGAGTAATAGTGAAATGAGAATAGGCTTATAA